The proteins below come from a single Chryseobacterium bernardetii genomic window:
- a CDS encoding TlpA family protein disulfide reductase, producing the protein MKNIFCRGSMSLTFTLVVATTSFAQNKSLKIGDSLPESFWTTPLQVVNHPQKTINLSEEKNKLILIDFWTTWCSGCLMSLPKIEALQQKFGNKVKILPVSSQDKAALDKFFSSSNGKKYKSMTSTYEDKKLHELFPHAGVPFIIWIKDGKLFNSTDAGQLTEQTITEVLNGDKSSLQTIIQMDRARPLMLSEDYDRQRNVELLNYSFFAKGQIPDIGAGGTYRKTASGKIHGRQFTNLSLWDIYYPIGYELIKQQDKISFTEKRIIIDVKEPKQLMSIEKADGSNDGANLYNYEFIIPEQKSDSLYNYMLEDLNRYSGYTVTLEKRPVQCFVLVRTSTKDKLATKGGEKRSTFPQTPSILKNVPLKNMVNMLNGEIPIKELFIDETGYTGNVDLEVSGVKDIATLKKELQKYDLDLIPQERQVLMMVIKDSRK; encoded by the coding sequence ATGAAAAATATTTTTTGCAGGGGATCTATGTCCCTTACTTTTACACTTGTGGTGGCAACCACATCCTTTGCCCAGAACAAGTCTCTTAAAATTGGAGATTCCCTTCCTGAAAGTTTTTGGACAACACCTTTACAGGTTGTCAACCATCCTCAGAAAACCATCAATCTTTCAGAGGAAAAGAACAAATTAATACTGATTGATTTTTGGACGACTTGGTGCAGTGGCTGTCTGATGAGCCTCCCTAAAATTGAAGCCTTACAGCAAAAGTTTGGAAACAAAGTAAAAATACTTCCTGTAAGCAGTCAGGATAAAGCTGCTTTGGATAAATTCTTCTCTTCATCCAATGGAAAGAAGTACAAAAGTATGACGTCTACGTATGAAGACAAAAAGCTTCACGAACTATTCCCACACGCAGGTGTTCCATTCATCATTTGGATAAAAGATGGAAAACTATTCAACTCCACCGATGCAGGACAGCTTACTGAACAGACTATCACTGAAGTTTTGAACGGTGATAAGTCGTCTTTGCAGACCATTATCCAAATGGACAGAGCAAGACCATTGATGCTTTCAGAAGATTACGACCGTCAAAGAAATGTCGAACTCCTCAATTATTCATTTTTTGCCAAAGGACAAATCCCTGATATTGGTGCAGGAGGAACGTATCGCAAAACAGCATCAGGCAAAATTCACGGAAGACAGTTTACCAATCTGTCATTATGGGATATATATTATCCTATAGGATACGAGCTTATCAAACAGCAAGATAAAATATCTTTCACGGAAAAAAGGATAATTATCGATGTCAAGGAACCTAAACAATTAATGTCGATAGAAAAAGCAGACGGCTCAAATGATGGAGCAAACCTTTATAATTACGAATTCATTATCCCAGAACAAAAGTCTGATTCTCTATACAATTATATGCTTGAAGATTTGAATCGTTATTCCGGCTATACCGTGACCCTTGAGAAAAGACCTGTACAATGTTTTGTATTAGTAAGAACAAGCACGAAAGACAAACTGGCAACCAAAGGAGGAGAAAAACGCTCCACATTTCCACAAACCCCATCCATCCTTAAAAATGTACCTCTTAAAAATATGGTCAATATGCTCAACGGCGAGATTCCCATCAAGGAATTGTTTATCGATGAGACAGGATACACAGGGAATGTAGACCTGGAGGTTTCGGGAGTCAAAGATATTGCCACCTTAAAAAAAGAGCTTCAGAAATACGACCTTGACCTGATACCTCAAGAGCGTCAGGTTTTGATGATGGTCATCAAAGACTCGCGGAAATAA
- a CDS encoding RagB/SusD family nutrient uptake outer membrane protein, with protein MRKTKILLISLSLILISFGCSDFLDEKSDLKLATPDRLEDNQMLLNNYGFLNVEFASSGETSSDDYYLTDADYDGLSFEESKRLYTWMPDIVAPPIESGNDWSTCYRSIYICNAVLFNMQDKNFTGEQADNIRGQALALRAFRYLDAAQIWCKAYNPQTAGTDLGLPLRLDPDMNIPSVRSTVKQTYDQIISDLQTAIPLLLPKQISGMRISRAAAYGLLARTYLFMGDYTNALHNTQQALSINNDLMDFNTLNPNDDYPIEEMNKEVLLWTAIAYESHLMPAKIPDNIYQMYDNDDLRKTVFFNKNADNEVLFKGYYNNVNGPIVSVATDELYLMAAECNARLNKIQEGMGYLNNLLVKRWKTGTFVPITVGSQIDALNIILKERRKELLIRGLRWSDLKRYNRDGANITLTRTVNGQSYTLPPNDLRYAIAIPEDIISLTGMPQNPR; from the coding sequence ATGAGAAAAACTAAAATACTTTTAATATCATTATCATTAATTCTGATTTCCTTTGGATGCAGTGATTTTTTAGACGAGAAGTCTGACCTGAAATTGGCGACTCCAGACAGATTGGAGGACAACCAGATGCTTCTGAACAATTATGGTTTCCTCAATGTGGAGTTTGCTTCAAGTGGAGAAACGAGTTCGGATGACTACTATCTTACAGATGCTGATTATGATGGCTTAAGCTTCGAAGAATCCAAACGTCTTTACACCTGGATGCCGGATATTGTAGCCCCTCCCATTGAATCAGGAAACGATTGGTCTACCTGCTATAGAAGTATCTATATCTGCAATGCCGTTTTGTTCAATATGCAGGATAAGAATTTTACAGGTGAGCAGGCAGACAATATCAGAGGACAGGCGTTGGCACTTCGTGCTTTCCGATATCTGGATGCCGCTCAGATATGGTGTAAGGCTTACAATCCTCAGACTGCTGGAACAGATTTAGGGCTTCCACTAAGACTTGACCCTGATATGAATATTCCATCGGTACGTTCAACAGTCAAGCAGACCTATGACCAGATCATCAGTGACCTGCAAACTGCAATACCACTGCTATTACCAAAACAGATTTCAGGGATGCGCATATCAAGAGCGGCTGCTTATGGTTTGTTGGCTCGCACTTATCTTTTTATGGGAGATTATACCAACGCGCTACATAATACTCAGCAGGCACTCAGTATCAATAATGACCTGATGGATTTTAATACGCTGAATCCCAATGATGATTATCCCATTGAGGAAATGAATAAGGAAGTCCTTTTGTGGACAGCTATAGCCTACGAATCTCACTTAATGCCAGCTAAGATTCCAGACAATATTTATCAGATGTATGATAATGATGACTTACGCAAAACCGTGTTTTTTAATAAGAATGCAGATAATGAAGTTTTATTCAAAGGGTATTACAACAATGTCAATGGGCCGATAGTGAGCGTGGCAACTGATGAACTGTATTTGATGGCTGCCGAATGCAATGCAAGACTGAACAAGATTCAGGAAGGTATGGGTTATCTCAATAACCTGCTTGTCAAAAGATGGAAAACAGGAACTTTTGTTCCGATAACAGTCGGCTCACAAATAGATGCTCTGAATATTATTTTAAAGGAAAGAAGAAAAGAGCTTTTGATTCGTGGACTAAGATGGTCTGATTTAAAAAGATACAATCGTGACGGGGCAAATATTACATTGACAAGAACGGTTAATGGGCAAAGCTACACTTTACCTCCCAATGATCTGCGATATGCCATTGCTATTCCTGAAGATATTATTTCGCTTACGGGGATGCCACAAAATCCAAGATAA
- a CDS encoding MauE/DoxX family redox-associated membrane protein, whose protein sequence is MKTFKTGIIEFISYFFILLFCYAAMGKLMDFDEFQTRISESPLLNRFSQFLPYTIIIAEFFIAGLLCYRKTRNIGLIGSLILMLVFTGYIALIISTSDNLPCSCGGILEKMSWHQHLYFNIGCVILSVIALGLNLRYSRPAE, encoded by the coding sequence ATGAAAACTTTTAAAACAGGAATAATAGAATTCATCAGCTACTTTTTTATACTGCTGTTTTGTTATGCAGCAATGGGTAAACTAATGGATTTTGATGAATTTCAAACTCGGATTTCAGAATCTCCTTTGTTGAATAGGTTTTCGCAGTTCCTTCCCTACACCATAATCATTGCTGAGTTTTTCATTGCAGGATTATTATGCTATCGAAAAACAAGAAATATAGGACTGATTGGTAGTCTTATTTTGATGCTCGTCTTCACAGGATATATAGCTTTAATAATAAGTACAAGCGATAATCTTCCTTGTTCCTGTGGAGGAATTTTGGAGAAAATGAGCTGGCATCAGCATCTGTATTTTAATATAGGCTGTGTTATTCTTTCTGTTATTGCTTTAGGTTTAAATCTAAGATACAGCAGGCCTGCTGAGTGA
- a CDS encoding helix-turn-helix domain-containing protein, whose amino-acid sequence MSDNFTATYKAIGKALKNKRIEKSLTQEQLADKAKVDRSKISDMENGKEDFQFSTLLKLCKQLDLNVAEIFKD is encoded by the coding sequence ATGAGTGATAATTTCACAGCTACCTATAAAGCAATAGGTAAAGCTTTAAAGAATAAAAGAATTGAAAAGAGTTTAACACAAGAACAGTTGGCTGATAAGGCGAAGGTTGATCGTTCTAAAATCAGTGACATGGAAAATGGTAAAGAGGATTTTCAATTTTCTACGCTATTAAAGTTGTGTAAGCAATTGGATTTAAATGTTGCTGAAATTTTTAAAGATTGA
- a CDS encoding arsenic resistance protein → MITKEILEKRQIGIYIVTLLISAIIGLNWGNSKILEHTIEPVIGILLYSMFCQIPFLKLKKTFQNPSFFKALLVGNFILIPLLVWVLISIFPVTILISVGVLLVLLTPCIDYVIVFTYLGKGDSQSVLASTPLLFIIQMLLLPLFLWIFLGREIINIIQVTPFVKSFIYLIIIPFILSVLTQTASKSNNKIGNTIMDFSSWLPVPFMALTFFVVTASQISSLYNNPEPILTVIPIYIAFAICAPFIGMLSSKIFKVNLYGTRAIAFSTSTRNSLVVLPLGLSLPAPDNQLVGVVIVTQTIVEIIFELIYIKIIPYIIRG, encoded by the coding sequence ATGATTACTAAAGAAATACTCGAAAAAAGACAGATTGGTATATATATAGTCACACTTTTAATAAGTGCTATTATTGGACTGAATTGGGGTAATAGCAAAATTCTTGAGCATACAATTGAACCAGTTATTGGAATTTTGCTTTATAGTATGTTTTGTCAGATACCATTTTTGAAACTAAAAAAAACATTTCAAAATCCTTCTTTTTTTAAAGCTCTTTTAGTTGGAAATTTCATACTTATACCATTACTTGTTTGGGTTTTAATAAGCATATTTCCTGTAACAATTTTAATTAGTGTTGGCGTTCTTTTAGTTCTTTTAACACCTTGTATAGATTATGTAATTGTATTTACGTACTTAGGAAAAGGTGATTCTCAATCTGTCTTAGCTTCAACACCCTTATTATTTATCATTCAGATGTTGTTGTTACCCTTATTTCTATGGATTTTTTTGGGAAGAGAAATAATCAACATAATTCAAGTTACTCCTTTTGTCAAATCTTTTATTTACTTGATAATTATACCTTTTATATTATCAGTTTTAACGCAAACCGCTTCGAAATCTAATAATAAAATAGGAAATACAATAATGGACTTTTCGAGCTGGTTGCCTGTTCCATTTATGGCGTTGACATTTTTTGTTGTTACTGCGTCTCAAATTTCATCACTTTACAATAATCCTGAACCTATTTTAACTGTTATTCCTATTTATATTGCATTTGCCATATGTGCGCCATTTATTGGTATGCTATCATCCAAAATATTTAAGGTAAATCTTTATGGAACGAGGGCAATAGCTTTTTCTACAAGTACGCGAAATTCATTAGTTGTTTTACCTTTAGGACTTTCTCTACCTGCTCCCGATAATCAATTAGTTGGAGTGGTAATTGTAACTCAGACCATTGTAGAAATTATATTTGAACTGATTTATATCAAAATCATTCCTTACATTATAAGAGGATAA
- a CDS encoding SusC/RagA family TonB-linked outer membrane protein: MKKLLVLPVLCYCVPIMAQQMFTGSVIDETTRLPVSGATIAIQNSKMVTTTDRYGNFSLTTNNKKINLVILGRGYEEQIIVLELPLKEPLKINLSEKVAQIDEVVLTTGYQKIPKERSTGSFSSVSNSALNTQVSTNILDRLAATANGIVINKGTSQGGSQIMVRGLSTIQGPKSPLIVVDNFPYDGDISNIDPNIVESITVLKDAAASSIWGARAANGVIVITTKTAKYNQPVTVNFNTYLMTSPKPDFNYLKTMSSADFIDVEQELFKKNFYNTDINSTSHPVLSPVVDLLNKEKKGLLSPEYVRNEIERLKTIDSRDQYRKYMYQPLENRQYSLSMAGGAPQFSWTSSLGYDDNTGNLGEKYERVNLRFQNTWQPLKNLTLNTGIFFTHSATQSGRSAFGSIIMKTNAVPYMEMADAFGNPLAVSKSYEQGYKSALGNGKLLDWNYYPLNDWEHNTAKSKSSEIILNAGLNYKLLKGLDVDIKYQYQITAGLSNTMYVEGSYFVRDYVNRFTVINSDGSLTYNVPKGAILDKTNSQLHINNFRGQLNFNRGFGKHQVSAILGSEVRDSNSQSSNNRYYGYDPNNLSFGMVDLSKRFPIIAGGTAFIDNLNSLRESTNRFVSVYGNAAYTYDNRYTISGSARRDASNLFGLKTNDQWNPFWSAGLSWNVANEKFYAISWLPNLKLRGSYGFNGNINPAMVAVTTMALLGVSTYTQEQMARFDNYYNPQLRWETVRMINAGLDFATKNNRISGSVEYFQKKGENLFGQVPLDYTIGISSLVWNVAGIEGKGVDVELKTININKSFRWLTTLNFSTYKDKVTKYYPSSTMARNFVLASVPISGIEGLPVYSIFGYQWAGLDPQTGDPRGYLNGEVSKDYANIMGGDVKDLQYFGSAVPTVYGSFTNTFVYKQLSLDVGITYKLGYYFRKPSINYTSLFREWNGHSDYEQRWQKPGDEAFTNVPSNLYQTNSNRDAFYAGSAALIEKGDHVRLQYINLAYEISKRQWQSLPLKSLQLYANVSNLGILWQESKSGIDPDFNLGNNTLKPPMTFTLGLKAKF; the protein is encoded by the coding sequence ATGAAGAAATTATTAGTGCTTCCCGTCCTATGCTATTGTGTGCCAATAATGGCACAGCAGATGTTCACGGGAAGCGTTATCGACGAAACAACCCGCTTACCCGTATCAGGCGCAACCATCGCCATTCAAAACTCAAAAATGGTTACGACTACGGACAGATATGGAAACTTCAGTCTTACCACCAATAACAAAAAGATTAATCTTGTGATACTTGGAAGAGGTTATGAAGAACAGATCATTGTTTTGGAGCTTCCTTTAAAAGAACCCTTAAAAATCAATCTCTCTGAAAAGGTAGCCCAAATTGATGAGGTAGTACTTACAACAGGTTATCAGAAAATCCCTAAAGAACGTTCCACTGGTTCTTTTTCATCGGTGAGTAATTCAGCCTTAAATACACAGGTTTCCACCAATATCCTTGACCGTTTAGCTGCCACAGCTAATGGAATCGTCATCAACAAAGGGACATCTCAAGGCGGATCACAAATTATGGTCAGAGGTCTGAGTACGATTCAGGGACCTAAATCGCCTTTGATTGTGGTTGATAACTTTCCCTACGATGGTGATATCAGCAATATTGACCCCAACATTGTTGAAAGCATTACCGTTCTCAAAGATGCCGCCGCTTCGAGCATCTGGGGAGCAAGAGCCGCCAACGGTGTAATTGTTATAACTACCAAAACGGCAAAATACAATCAGCCTGTGACGGTTAATTTCAACACTTACTTAATGACCAGTCCCAAGCCTGATTTTAATTATCTGAAAACAATGTCAAGTGCAGACTTCATTGATGTTGAACAGGAACTATTCAAGAAGAATTTTTACAACACCGATATCAATTCCACAAGTCATCCTGTATTATCTCCAGTGGTTGACCTTCTGAACAAGGAAAAGAAAGGACTGCTTTCACCTGAATATGTAAGAAACGAAATAGAACGCCTGAAGACGATTGATTCCCGTGACCAATACCGTAAGTATATGTACCAGCCTTTGGAGAACAGGCAGTATTCACTGAGTATGGCGGGTGGTGCTCCTCAGTTTTCTTGGACTTCATCTTTAGGGTACGATGACAATACCGGAAACTTAGGAGAAAAATACGAACGTGTAAACCTCCGCTTTCAGAATACCTGGCAACCTCTAAAGAACCTTACACTGAATACAGGAATCTTTTTCACGCACTCAGCAACTCAAAGCGGACGCAGTGCCTTTGGAAGTATTATTATGAAAACCAATGCTGTTCCCTATATGGAAATGGCAGACGCATTCGGAAATCCGTTAGCAGTTTCAAAATCTTATGAGCAGGGTTATAAATCAGCATTAGGCAACGGGAAATTATTGGACTGGAATTATTATCCGCTAAACGATTGGGAGCACAATACAGCCAAAAGCAAAAGCTCGGAGATCATTCTCAACGCAGGATTGAACTATAAACTACTAAAAGGATTGGATGTTGATATTAAATATCAGTATCAGATAACCGCAGGACTTTCCAATACAATGTATGTTGAGGGAAGTTACTTTGTAAGAGATTATGTAAATAGGTTCACAGTCATTAATTCCGATGGCAGTCTGACCTACAATGTACCCAAAGGTGCAATACTGGATAAGACCAACTCGCAATTGCACATCAACAATTTTCGAGGACAGCTCAATTTCAACAGAGGTTTTGGCAAACATCAGGTGTCGGCTATTTTGGGAAGTGAAGTAAGAGATTCCAATTCACAGTCGAGCAATAATCGATATTATGGTTATGACCCCAACAATCTTTCCTTTGGAATGGTCGACCTCAGCAAGAGATTCCCAATCATTGCAGGAGGTACAGCTTTTATCGATAATCTGAATTCTTTGAGAGAATCGACCAATCGTTTTGTATCAGTCTATGGCAATGCAGCCTACACCTATGATAACCGATATACCATATCGGGAAGCGCCCGTCGTGATGCCAGCAACTTGTTCGGTCTAAAAACCAATGACCAATGGAATCCCTTTTGGTCGGCAGGACTTTCGTGGAATGTAGCCAATGAGAAATTTTATGCTATAAGCTGGCTTCCGAATCTGAAGCTAAGAGGTTCTTATGGTTTCAATGGAAATATCAATCCTGCAATGGTTGCCGTAACAACAATGGCATTACTCGGTGTTTCAACATACACGCAGGAGCAGATGGCGAGATTTGACAATTACTACAATCCCCAACTTCGGTGGGAAACGGTCAGAATGATCAATGCAGGATTGGATTTTGCAACCAAAAACAACAGAATCTCAGGTTCTGTGGAGTATTTCCAGAAAAAAGGAGAAAATCTTTTCGGACAGGTTCCGTTGGACTATACTATTGGAATAAGCAGTCTTGTATGGAATGTTGCAGGAATAGAAGGAAAAGGTGTTGATGTTGAACTTAAGACCATCAATATCAACAAATCTTTTAGATGGTTGACCACACTTAACTTCAGTACCTACAAAGATAAAGTGACGAAATACTATCCGAGCAGTACGATGGCAAGGAACTTCGTACTTGCTTCTGTTCCCATATCTGGAATTGAAGGCTTGCCTGTCTATTCTATTTTTGGCTATCAATGGGCAGGGCTTGATCCCCAGACGGGTGACCCAAGAGGTTATCTTAATGGAGAGGTCAGTAAAGATTACGCCAATATAATGGGAGGTGATGTCAAAGATCTGCAGTATTTCGGTTCTGCTGTACCTACTGTTTATGGTTCTTTCACGAATACATTTGTTTACAAGCAATTAAGCCTTGATGTAGGAATTACTTATAAACTGGGGTATTATTTCAGAAAACCATCCATTAACTACACGAGCTTATTCAGGGAATGGAACGGTCACAGCGATTATGAACAAAGATGGCAGAAACCGGGTGATGAAGCTTTTACCAATGTGCCTTCCAACCTTTATCAGACAAATTCCAACAGAGATGCATTCTATGCAGGTTCGGCTGCTCTCATTGAAAAAGGCGACCACGTTCGTCTGCAGTACATCAATCTTGCATATGAGATCAGCAAAAGACAATGGCAAAGTTTGCCGCTCAAAAGTCTTCAACTGTATGCCAATGTGAGTAATCTCGGAATACTCTGGCAAGAGAGCAAAAGTGGAATCGACCCTGATTTCAATTTGGGAAACAATACCTTAAAACCTCCTATGACCTTTACCTTAGGATTAAAAGCTAAATTTTAA
- a CDS encoding multicopper oxidase family protein, translating to MVIQKNIYKKLLPIVILLLATQIIYAQKVVRYELYVKDTLVNYAGKEKRAIAVNGQIPMPTLTFTEGDTAEIVVHNQLKESTSLHWHGVFLPNKEDGVPWLTQKPIEAGSSYTYRFPIIQNGTHWYHSHSGLQEQIGMYGSFVMKKRNDDKTFRKGIDDLPTVPIILSEWTNLNPDNINRMLHNANDWAAIKKGATQSYAEAIREGYFKTKLTNEWKRMLAMDVSDVYYDKILINGNHTTDLKTVDGKTLKAGDKVRLRVSNGGASSYFWLRYAGGRITMVANDGNNIEPVEVDRLIIAVSETYDIVVTIPDDGVAYEFLATTEDRTQSASYFVGNGIKQLISPLPRLKYFEGMKMMNYMMKMNGDLDDMGMKMSLNQMDMNVVMYPEITGEAKQKQDHSQHNMNMDNDPNRYNANALGEIKTLNYAMLQSPNNTSLPKDAPVKELKFTLTGNMNRYVWSMDNKILSETDKIPVKKGEILRITIYNNSMMRHPMHLHGFDFRVINGKGEKSPLKNVVDIMPMETDTIEFLANAEGDWFFHCHILYHMMSGMNRVFAVDDYQNPYLPNKKQAYNKLQRESNMPHFMAQNDFATNGNDGDAMLQNARWNLGTEWRLGYNDMHGYEVETHLGRYIGKMQWFMPFIGFDWRYRKMGMDEHETNLFGQKNEKDTRRAFSLGFMYTLPMLVNFQAEVYHDGIVRLSLMREDIPISKRLRAGFMVNTDMEYMAELRYIITKNIGIRTHYDSDMGFGVGMAFTY from the coding sequence ATGGTTATTCAAAAAAATATTTATAAAAAACTGTTGCCAATAGTAATATTACTATTGGCAACTCAAATAATTTACGCCCAAAAAGTAGTGCGATACGAGCTGTATGTAAAAGATACGCTTGTAAACTACGCAGGAAAAGAAAAAAGAGCCATTGCCGTAAACGGTCAAATACCGATGCCAACGCTCACATTTACAGAAGGCGATACTGCCGAGATTGTAGTGCATAACCAATTAAAGGAAAGCACATCATTACATTGGCACGGCGTATTTTTGCCCAACAAAGAAGATGGTGTGCCTTGGCTTACACAAAAGCCAATTGAAGCAGGTTCAAGTTACACCTATCGTTTCCCAATTATTCAAAACGGAACACATTGGTATCATTCCCATTCAGGTTTGCAGGAACAGATTGGTATGTACGGCAGTTTTGTAATGAAAAAGCGTAATGACGATAAAACCTTTAGAAAAGGGATAGATGATTTGCCTACCGTACCCATTATTTTAAGCGAATGGACAAATCTAAATCCAGATAACATTAACCGGATGCTGCATAATGCAAATGATTGGGCGGCTATCAAAAAAGGAGCAACACAATCTTATGCAGAAGCTATTAGAGAAGGGTATTTTAAAACAAAATTAACCAATGAATGGAAACGTATGTTGGCAATGGACGTAAGCGATGTTTATTATGATAAAATATTAATCAACGGTAATCATACTACCGATTTAAAAACCGTTGATGGAAAAACACTAAAAGCCGGAGATAAAGTAAGATTAAGGGTGTCAAACGGCGGAGCCTCATCCTATTTTTGGTTACGATATGCAGGAGGTAGAATTACAATGGTTGCCAATGATGGTAATAATATAGAGCCAGTAGAAGTTGATAGATTAATCATTGCAGTTTCCGAAACGTATGATATCGTAGTAACCATTCCTGATGATGGCGTTGCTTATGAGTTTTTAGCCACAACTGAAGACAGAACACAATCTGCAAGCTATTTTGTAGGTAACGGTATCAAGCAATTGATTTCTCCGCTCCCACGATTGAAATATTTTGAGGGAATGAAAATGATGAATTATATGATGAAGATGAATGGCGATTTGGATGATATGGGTATGAAAATGAGCCTTAACCAAATGGATATGAATGTAGTGATGTATCCCGAAATTACAGGAGAAGCAAAGCAAAAGCAAGACCATAGCCAGCACAATATGAATATGGATAATGACCCCAACCGTTACAATGCAAATGCTTTAGGAGAAATCAAAACACTGAATTATGCAATGCTACAATCGCCGAATAATACCTCACTACCCAAAGATGCTCCTGTTAAAGAATTAAAGTTTACCCTTACGGGAAATATGAACCGCTATGTGTGGAGTATGGATAATAAAATACTTTCTGAAACCGATAAAATTCCTGTAAAGAAAGGAGAAATTTTACGCATCACCATTTACAATAATTCGATGATGCGCCATCCAATGCATCTGCACGGTTTCGATTTTAGGGTAATAAATGGCAAGGGCGAAAAATCTCCCCTTAAAAATGTAGTGGATATAATGCCAATGGAAACGGATACCATTGAGTTTTTGGCAAACGCAGAAGGAGATTGGTTTTTCCACTGTCATATCCTCTATCATATGATGTCAGGGATGAACAGGGTTTTTGCAGTGGATGATTATCAAAATCCATATTTACCCAACAAAAAACAAGCATACAATAAATTGCAGAGAGAAAGCAATATGCCTCACTTTATGGCACAGAATGATTTTGCAACCAATGGAAATGATGGTGACGCGATGCTTCAGAACGCAAGATGGAATTTAGGTACAGAATGGCGTCTAGGTTATAATGATATGCACGGTTATGAAGTAGAAACACACTTAGGTAGATACATTGGTAAAATGCAATGGTTTATGCCATTCATCGGTTTTGATTGGCGTTACCGAAAAATGGGTATGGATGAGCACGAAACAAATTTATTTGGACAGAAAAATGAAAAAGATACACGCAGAGCTTTTAGTCTAGGTTTTATGTACACTTTGCCAATGTTGGTTAATTTTCAGGCAGAAGTATATCACGATGGCATTGTACGTCTGTCATTAATGCGTGAAGATATTCCTATCTCTAAGAGATTAAGAGCGGGCTTTATGGTAAATACTGATATGGAATATATGGCAGAACTTAGATATATCATTACCAAAAACATTGGTATCCGTACACATTATGATAGTGATATGGGTTTTGGTGTAGGAATGGCATTTACATACTAA